Within Montipora foliosa isolate CH-2021 chromosome 3, ASM3666993v2, whole genome shotgun sequence, the genomic segment TATGGATATGGTGGACTGGACAGAGAAAGACTTCACACCGCGGATAAAGGATGAGCTTGGTATTGATTCGGTTGTCTTTTCTTGGGTTACCACAGACCACGACACACTAAAGAAAAACATATTGAAGACTTGCAATAAGCATTACAACCTGACAGTGAATGATGATAacttttttaagcttttcaaAATCCACAACAATCATCGAAAGATTCTAAAGTCCACCAGCGATGAAGTGAAGaagttttcagaaaaaaagagaGCTTTCGACGAGGAAAGAAGAAATTTCAGTGAAAAGGACTCGGTTGACCTTGCTTTTGAGTTTCAGGCTTACATGACACATGAAATTGTTGAAGCCCAGAAGAGGATGTCCGAAACCAACAACTTTACATTTGAAGGTGATGGCGCTGCCAATGAAGCTGGTCACGTTGCTAACATGGTGAATCAACTTCGCGTAGTTCTCCACGATATCAGAACGGAATGTCTCGGATACCAGAGTGAGCATGGAGTATCTGAATTGCGCAAATGTCCACACTGTGGTCTCATTTGGACCAAGGTGGAAGGCTGTGAAGGTGATACAACCTGTGGAAATCGACCTAAGAATGTCAATGACTTCAGGGACCCAGCATACGCAGAACTGGGCACCTTCTCGTTTAGATGGCTGGATAATGGCCGGCTTCGTATCACCAAGGTCAGCAATAAGACCGTGAAGTCTGAGAGAAGTTCTCAACTACATCTTGGATGTGGAAAGTCAGTCAACTGGAAAGAGATGGCAACAGTTGCGGTCCCATCTGAATTTAGTGAAACGGTGAAGGTCGGAACAAGTGATATCAAATCCCTACCACCGGTACCAGCTGcaacaaattttcaaaaaaagctGTCTGTAAAGATAGATGCTGCCACAAAAAAGATGACATTACCAAAAAGACCATCCAAGAAATAAGATACATCTTGCTAACTACGTGTACTTCTTATGCCTTTTTGAAActccaacaaacatttttatgTGACTGAATCTAATAATCattatcataataatcataataataacactgaacggcaaagtttaaaaacgtGAGGTCCTACATAAAGCTAACCCAAACGCAAGATTATAAAAGACCATCTCCCTGTAACACACGCGTATGCAGACGATACACAAGTTCACCTGTTCTTCAAGCCTCCCGGCTGATACCTCATCAAGTCAATCTGAAGCAATTAAAGCAACGGAACTCTGAATAAAAGGCAATTATAGCATGGATTATTGCTGATAATTATAAGTTACAGGTAAATGAcgataaaactgaatttttaatAATCGGTACACGACAACAGCTTAGCAAGTTCATATCGAGAAGTTATCGGTCGGAAATGCCAGCGTTGCTCCTGCTGCCGTTGCAAGAAACCTTGGAACGTGGTTTGATACCAACCTTAGTTTAGTGACGCACATTGCTAAGACGTGTAAAGCCGCTTTTTTTATCTGTTCAATATAAGGCGTATCAGGAAGTTTCTTACGATGGAGCCGGTCTACCAAGGTTAGTGCATGCCTTCGTAATGGGACGCATCGACTACTGTAACAGTCTTCTTTATGGTTTACCGGTCATTCATATTAACACGCTGCAACTCGTGCAAAATGCGGCTGCTTTGGTGATTTGTTCAACTCCGCGCTTTAGCCACGTAACTGGCTATCAGTTAAGTTCAGCGTTCATTTTAAGATTGTAATAATTGCTTTTACGGCCATACGTGGTCTAGCACCAGAGTATATATGTAATCTTCTTCACATCAAGAACCTTTCTACGCAGTGGTCTTCGCTCTAATTCTGAACTTTTGTGAGTACTCCCGTCTATGAAAACGAAGACACTTGGTGACAGAGCTTTCACTGTTGCTGCACCATCACTCTAGAATAAATTGCCGAGTGAAATAAGGGAGGGGGATAATTTCGAACGTTTTAAGTCCAAAttgaagacatttttatttagaGAAGCTTGACATTTTAAAGActttttttgacctttttaTAAACTGTTTATGTTTTAGCTTTGTCGACTTTTTGTTTGATCATTATGATTGTTTACATGCTAATTTGCGCTATAGAAACATTTCttattcttttattattattattgttgctcGATCTCTAGTGGTACAAGAGACACATAAGTACGGTGTGAAGATAGTGTCCTATGTATATTAGGAGCAGTAATAAAATTAGGATTTTCCCACGAAGGGCGCAATAAGTAACTCTAAGCGAAGCGTTTGAAAAAAGCGTTTGaaagacatttctaggctccttgtaacgTATAAAGACTTTCTAAACAGTTATTTTTATCACCTAGATTGAAGGATTTCATCTGTTCTGATATCGTGTCCGAAATTTTCAGGGAAtgaaatcttcatttcagaaattgctagctgagtgttaccttctaagaacttcccagcgaaccattcgctcatccgaaactgctaggtgacctttatAAGtggcaaaaattgcaaaaagtatcccttccgaaaacgtaagtcGGATTGATTTTTTcatggttgcgaatcttttaagTGATGTTTTCgcaaagaaatctatagctgtttggcaacgtaaaacggaaattcttagaacagctTGACCCTCCGGAACActtatttcaccgaagattatcgttgggtgtcCCTGATGATTTGCAACTTTTCTCAGTAACGTATTGCTTGTGATCTCCCTCGGAAAGCTTTGAAGAAGGCTAACTTTACCACATTTAGTCGCAATGAAAGTGCTTTAAACGTGGCGATTAGAATGCTATGATAGGTaaggaaaactgaaactttACACAAGTCCGACAACGTGGGATCAatttagtcctgttccgggacttaCCCCGCcatgaaaatggcctattttcagCTACAATAAAAGCTAGGTGACACACGCCAACACCAACCCGgagtggccaacacatcacgcatgcgcataaccatttcacccggtcaattagcagccatggacagctgtttcggcctttcgAGCTttatcagcatggcgtagctaacatttttcttgtatttagGCGCTCCCCCGGGCGAGGTGCAATGCTCGGAAGTCTTTACAACAGAAATAGGGAAACAATAGAAATGGGGATCGCCCAGGAGAGGGAGCACCCCCTAAACGGGGCCAGCACACCAAATTCGTCGGGGAGTCGAACcctggcgtagctaacataccaggcgggtgtgttttgcacccctttaagtggcagcttcacatgccatacatgGTAAGCTGgattgggaacagcaaaactgttctcccacggcaagcgtgtgggagggtgaaatggttgtgcgcatgcgtgatgtgttggccacaccggtttgttcactggcgaaaaatgtctgattggtcgaggccttgtcatgtgacttcaatagctcaaatcaaacatggctgccatcggGTGTTTATCCGATCTCCGtcgataaaaaaaaacctttttcaggccagtaaaacgggcgaatgttttgactgcatagtgcgtttttatgccagcgagattctctttttagttgtgggccaccgtactttttagccaacagtgctacgagggaaatttctttaacaatttcaaggtcaacgcgagtctaggttgctgtgacagtgtttgagtggaaatttgtttgtggagcttaccggctaatggagtaccatcttgatttcaattcatgcgtttatcttttaaaaaagtggagcaaaaaatataccactaaatttccaaatagtttctctttcgactaaatatttgcatactgtttccgcgggggcccgcatctagcagaaaatgttaagattcttgcatttttttcaaaattaagttgttaaaatggccattcaagtggtccatggaggcaaatttattaagacggaggaaaaaaaagaaatgcatgacgtccttgaaaatttagaaatgtatttcagtcgttcaaagataaattttaaagtcaatttagcAGCAATAATAGCCAATGTCATACATAACATGTCATataagcacctcatattgggtacactacaaggaaaccttttagttgcaattatattttgctaTAGTCGTTTTAAGAAAAATGCCAATcgtttgcttccctccaaattatagaaataaacttagattaggttaactctgaatagccaacaATACCGGTattccaagttgaaaatttgattcagaaatccagctcactagcaggggggattttactgtaacaaaatattactacagctaataatacgctttcatcacattgtagtgggttaatgtgacaacaaatataattaaatatatagatttagccaagcctaaaagcggagctcccggcttgtttattcctactggctgtaggattagtgaaaataaaaggctttggaactgtccgccttttggttttcccggaaattgcttaattatgtcattttcttcgctgcctaactagtgaattccacggttaatttcacctgaaaaaccgactgatagcatgaatcacgaagggatgagtgtgatatcggtttttccagcgaaatctactgttgaattcaccagttacgcaattaatttttcttgaatcgcaagagtttgaaaaggaaacaaacaaatcctcagcaagcgaacggaaaaggaaagaagccatttcagagtcgactgtcaaaagccagcgaataggaaccacgctaaaattagaaatcacaaacGTAGTATAGCTCGTGAtctgacagatcgtactttatttattccactttatctctgaaaacgagatcatttagattttgatgtacttcattgaaacacgccagcttggcttagaaccagaatcggctagaaaggacaaacttcaaacaagatctccaacaaattacctgtacgtgctctaaacaaacttctgaaaacacaagctggtgatatttctccttactttttacgagaactcattgcgattacatgtctagaacataagtgcaaaatttttttgtcactgtcgaggcacatcgaaaaacaattaggcaagcggagtgaaaaaaacttcttgttcgctcgcattttaaagccaaacaaacgagcaaaagatcgattatttctgtccaaaaagagtacagatgattgttatttaattccagttaacaataaaaattcgagtttcattcctgagcaaaggaaaaaacgactaaacaactttttagaaatatgcatccacttgaaataactcatccgtagaaataacacacggtttagtgtccaagaaaagaatttgtggagtaacttcttccaccaactttaagctattactggtgtaccgttttgtcattctcgttctctttctctcttctttcgtttctgctcttctgtcataggccgtccaggcatcttgcaaccttagtagattcaaaattaaaaatcttaacacataccaaaaactgcgattcagagcaaaaagcagcccaaaacaaattcaaaataaacactcagctttaagtttatatcgctccaatgcttgacttgaataactacgtagccaccagtgtgtcctgatcacagctatattatgttaaacctggactgaaaccagcgaaaaatgcaagaaaaatatattttccaaaccgtacctgaacacgaaaagcatcgactgtcaagagctgtggtgacgtagcgtggctctgtagccgcgtcgagccacagaaagagcgcgaaaattaagcctcgattaggtgtgtgtgagtgtctgagctggcttgggcctgcgatccaatcaacaaccagtccctggtcagcggtcaacttcaaaaaaacagctgacctcgataaggtctaacttgagcccgctatatagtcacgtgatactggtcagcggataccttgttttgacaggtgtcaattgaccataacattgatgtccaatatcaaagatgtatgctgtaaactagttagtgtcaaatgtagtattgcctcctggatgagctctaaactttaattagcccgtgatatggttacgtgtactggtcacattggcatacatgaaggggcggacggacgtacgtacggacgttcatgacgtcatggctataaaaccaaattttctcacatcgatgggttaccatattttcttaagtatggtgctccgcgcgcgcgcgccttcggcgcgcgcggagctccgctatgaagaattggttttatcttccaacaataaaacagcaggaggatataaaattaggtatcttcaaagttcAGAAAACTTgctgaaggtgattcagtgctattatccaaaacaaatttcatgctggtctactaaatacttccagtgcaataaattatttaacctctctttgtggactctggttgcaacacagtggtttcaataatttaaatcCCCTTCCActagatttaacttttaaaaaactccataacttcatatttctgtaataattgttcaaagtcattgagcaaaagcaaacaaagctacatttgaaaggggcgtaatcccatgttggagttttctggagaagactttcacagaaataactcctgttacctttccatatataaaaaatattttaacattAGGTGCAATGAATTTTCAGCAATTGCTctaaagaatactaatcattcctaccatttccaaggatgaataaattaaagttgaatgcagtaagtgtaagaagtaaaaaaaagtggcatattttttcaaactgtaatctatttccattcttgatttagtccatggatagtattaaacaatggtggtaaagtaaacaaactcttacaaaaatgacaggggttctttttgttcctttttggagaaaaaaatgtggatttGTACTACTTGTGgtgctgagaccaaacagctggcagagttgctgcagtacatttaaggctaacaatctgaaaaatgactggaactgtaagacaatttggtacacgagcaaataacttttacttatgaataattcataagtaaaagtaatttgccagtcatttgtcactttagaactggttcctctatggggtcagatttctttagcctacgtcCACAAAACAAGGTTCTGGTAGCTCACTCACTAAAAATTGTcccaataaaatattatgttccactaacgaccaaaactgtactaataatttgaattacagctaaggtctgtcaaatttccatctgagttaCCTGAGAgttcttacagtacttctcaacataaagaaaataaattctgtggacttaaacattcccaaatagaaatgttgtatattccaaatattgTTACGTTAACTCTTCAAAATTTACCTGCTTCAATGaatatttggaataattttcctggactcctgcaaactatgtgcactttttaatggtttgccctttaaaaataacactcagaaataataatgcaaatgcaactgaggctgttttgccttatctaaaagacaagacaacaatatcctttattcaaacacaatcaatattaaagcaataatacatgcttgcgggtcatgtgctaactataataaagattataacactacaggaaataaaagctaactatgtgacagacataggatatctacacataagggataagaaaaataaatcaattgctatccaaagatcatattgcaaatacaccaaaaggtaacggttgattgacaagttccttgtgcaaaatggtagagcatgtttgaagtccatcaggaccaagatgagaagttatgataaaacctctaaacatattttttaccaaaattattttactgccatcaaacccaatgagaccttTAATGCATGGGACAaatccaaatcacataatatattaataaattttgccatctaagaaaagaacaaacatgtggggtgtaaccaaaaaaagtccaaggcaataaagcttcctttcagccttttcagaaaaaactatccactgtcaaccatacttgactcaaaacagattccttgatccaacaacacatgacagtcccctaaaaccaaaattacatcactaatgcttccagaaaacaacagtctaaaaaaaaaagatttggaaaacagtcacgaacctgaaactatagatatctatatacatctgtacctacacttctgttcttccaaacattattttaactaacatggattttgattttgattttaaactcaaattaattgcaaatccataacttggtataaactacttgaacgcaaggatcgttgagttgtgactgctaaaaagtacaataactcagacattcaccagaaaagggaatgtaaatgaccttaaaagcagctatttaaaatatttgatactagggttacgttcccaatgacacaattacattcaaaatcaaattcacatctgatcgaatcattgatcattcatgtagcggtgccgatcgtaagtgagtaacgcagaaaaaaataaccttcacgttgaacaatattgccatttccctgccacctggtacaagccaattcacacatgaacggaaaccttaggaatcctcctttctgtacattacagtaactttttgtacccggtggcaacaaactttccacattaaaaattgcgtaaaaacctcacctgtttcgcagctcttatcccacgaaataaaattttccaggagcaaattttccgaggatacTAGTTGGATTGGAGTTGCAAACGTGTTACAAAACATAAACGTTCCCTAAGAATATATTCCACTTGagactggcgttaaaactagcctcGATCGCTCTAAAgagaacggaaaccaacaagctaccgattctcaaacggtagccatttttctgttcttctcaggagtgcttttttcatgagagccaatgatagtcccggaaacgtATCACGTGCCATTttgcgcgactcatgcgcagacatttttcgccagtgaaaccggtttggtgttagcgtgtgtcaccttgcttttattgttgttcctattttcagggcggggtaagagggggTCCCGGAACAGGATGACCAATCAATAACCAAAAGTTCATGTAAAACCAGTAACTACATAATGTGGGCAGTGtaaaaaatagtttttattAAGTATGTAAACTATTTTAATTGTGATGTGGTAGAATAGCATGAAGTGATTTTAGCGTTAAACTCATGTCAGTCTTAACAGCCGTCTTTCCGGATGTCACGCACACTACCCCCAAGGAGACTTTGGGGGAAGCGTTGCGTCATCCCGAGAATATTCCTTAGCTTAGGTACTTGGATAAAGATATTTGCAGCAGTAGACTCACATTTCGGATTGATGGGGGATTCTTGGTAGCTCAGGCTGAAACTTTTTGCAATCTATTGTTGTTTTTCGATTTAAGCTTAATAGCAAAAGTTAGAGGTGGGAAATATTCCTTTAagattttcatgaaaatcattatGGCTTCAGAGTAACATTTAATTTGATAGGAGCCTGTATTTTTCAAaagttcaaaataaatttaatgcaATTTGTTGCTGTGTTAAAGTACAGCAGGAGATGACTGGCGGATTGCACGGTGCACAAAACGAATAGGAGCTTTTGGTCCCACACCCTACTTTTCCCTGAACGTTCGAGGCAGTTCCCGTGTTGTAAGATGGACGTTAACGTGCTCATATATATACGACATACGTAGTATAGAGATGTTAAATAATGATATCGCGAAAATTTCCATTGCTTATCTATGCGCACTAAGTAAGCATGGTTAATGGGGGAGAATAATATGCCAGTCAAATGATGTGATCAGCCCTTATACCAGATGCATATAAATCAAAAAGTTATAATAAAGGAAGATATAAAAAC encodes:
- the LOC137996723 gene encoding uncharacterized protein isoform X3; this translates as MAWFKSLAWKVQGSPYVVLLGDVGTGKSTLVEKLTGEKGRSSDTVESFTSTYNVFWVLDGSFLVADTPGSNALKNKFDHNVDIAGALNFKPVSRIFIVVKAETRIDNVVDNSRKYADRFIDLPMDVVGVLVTHMDMVDWTEKDFTPRIKDELGIDSVVFSWVTTDHDTLKKNILKTCNKHYNLTVNDDNFFKLFKIHNNHRKILKSTSDEVKKFSEKKRAFDEERRNFSEKDSVDLAFEFQAYMTHEIVEAQKRMSETNNFTFEGDGAANEAGHVANMVNQLRVVLHDIRTECLGYQSEHGVSELRKCPHCGLIWTKVEGCEGDTTCGNRPKNVNDFRDPAYAELGTFSFRWLDNGRLRITKVSNKTVKSERSSQLHLGCGKSVNWKEMATVAVPSEFSETVKVGTSDIKSLPPVPAATNFQKKLSVKIDAATKKMTLPKRPSKK